A window from Vulpes vulpes isolate BD-2025 chromosome 9, VulVul3, whole genome shotgun sequence encodes these proteins:
- the LOC112918604 gene encoding LOW QUALITY PROTEIN: cytoskeleton-associated protein 2-like (The sequence of the model RefSeq protein was modified relative to this genomic sequence to represent the inferred CDS: inserted 2 bases in 2 codons; deleted 1 base in 1 codon; substituted 2 bases at 2 genomic stop codons): MSGPAVPQELRLPPNQRTQPAFREQKQKLKEGMLQRKTFFAYXQENHISSSTGQKVMNSEGQIQEETKXLKFKTKMAGEENVSRLPVNKNNITMGKNCIPLRPSNELANLTMITDTHNLXDNNHTRQSVPIEDGPQSQHMTLSQMFHLKNNSKKKQISTEKPKQDANMPKKLVLGSYNGQIVKSKINSFRKPLPARDESSVATKKLSATIPKAPEPLPADTSSLTVRSHRAPNVMTTTRPVSTASQDRRLVRPPIRSHCNSAQDPVKQGIRRTASVTIRKGPQEKELLQSNTVSSSAKTSSQDVERKTTVSRSLMSKIVARPASSFNIRLIQKSKSIDPCRHSVAKATIDRLIQPKETAEERKARLSEWKASKRKMLKRPPSSGVTQSEPKGRNEKSSGSFWTTMVEEDEQRLFTEKVNKTFSECLNLINEGCPKEEILVILDLIKDIPDAKKLVKYWICLALXEPLASPIENIITIYEKAILAGAQPIEEMRHVIADILTMKSQEKVKYGENVEACATKEYIQDVSSEDIGVNLESGKPETEKKPRNVAFQDDEKEQDDKTKYLTNDVKTPSAETGGSCLIKYNGSTTPYLQSIKKKIQFDNTDFTFKELKFLTPVRRSQRIQEKTSKLPDMLKDHYPCVSSLEQLTELGGETDAFVCRPNTALCPMYSETGTAQEK, translated from the exons ATGAGCGGCCCAGCTGTGCCCCAGGAGCTGCGGCTGCCCCCGAACCAGAGAACTCAGCCTGCGttcagagaacaaaaacaaaaactcaaggaAGGGATGTTACAAAGAAAAACGTTTTTTGCATATTAACAGGAAAATCATATATCCAGTAGTACAGGCCAGAAAGTGATGAACTCTGAAGGCCAGATCCAGGAAGAGACAA ttctgaaattcaaaacaaaaatggcTGGTGAAGAAAATGTCAGTAGACTTCCtgtgaacaaaaataatataactatG GGGAAAAATTGTATTCCTTTAAGACCTTCTAATGAATTAGCCAATTTAACAATGATAACTGACACACATAATTTGTAGGATAATAATCACACAAGACAGTCGGTACCAATTGAAGATGGCCCTCAAAGTCAACACATGACATTGAGCCAAATGTTTCATCttaaaaacaacagtaaaaagaaacaaatatctaCAGAAAAACCAAAGCAAGATGCTAACATGCCTAAGAAGCTTGTGCTTGGGTCTTACAATGGTCAAATTGTTAAATCTAAGATTAATTCATTTAGAAAGCCCCTACCAGCCAGAGATGAGAGTTCTGTAGCAACAAAGAAACTTTCAGCTACTATCCCTAAAGCCCCAGAGCCTCTGCCCGCAGACACCAGCAGTTTGACAGTGAGAAGTCACAGAGCCCCAAACGTGATGACCACCACTCGACCTGTGAGCACTGCCTCTCAGGACAGACGGCTGGTGCGGCCTCCTATCAGAAGTCACTGCAACAGTGCTCAGGACCCTGTGAAACAAGGCATCAGGAGAACTGCCAGTGTTACAATCCGGAAAGGGCCTCAGGAGAAGGAATTACTGCAATCAAACACAGTTTCATCTAGTGCCAAAACCAGTTCtcaggatgtggagagaaagacGACAGTGTCAAGAAGCCTGATGTCCAAAATTGTAGCCAGACCTGCTTCATCTTTTAACATCAGACTGATCCAGAAGTCAAAAAGCATTGACCCTTGCAGACACTCTGTAGCAAAAGCAACTATTGATAGATTAATTCAGCCCAAAGAaacagcagaagagagaaaagctcGTCTGAGTGAGTGGAAAGctagcaaaagaaaaatgctaaaaagaCCTCCTAGCTCAGGAGTTACCCAGTCTGAGCCCAAAGGGCGAAATGAAAAATCATCTGGGTCCTTCTGGACTACCATGGTAGAAGAAGATGAGCAAAGATTATTTACTGAAAAAGTGAACAAGACATTTTCTGAATGCCTAAATCTGATTAATGAGGGATgcccaaaagaagaaatattagtCATACTCGACCTGATTAAAGATATTCCAGATGCTAAAAAACTTGTTAAATATTGGATATGCCTTGCAC CTGAACCACTCGCAAGTCCTATTGAAAATATCATCACAATCTATGAGAAAGCTATTTTGGCAGGGGCTCAGCCTATCGAAGAAATGCGACATGTAATTGcagatattttaacaatgaagagccaagaaaaagtcaaatatggAGAAAATGTTGAGGCTTGTGCAACCAAGGAATACATCCAGGATGTCAGCAGTGAAGATATAGGTGTTAATCTAGAGTCAGGAAAACCAGAAACGGAAAAGAAACCTAGAAATGTGGCATTTCAAGATGATGAAAAAGAGCAAGatgacaaaacaaaatatctaACCAATGATGTTAAAACCCCCAGTGCAGAAACTGGAGGGAGTTGCTTAATTAAATATAATGGGTCTACTACACCATACCTACAAAG TATAAAAAAGAAGATACAGTTTGACAATAcagattttacatttaaagaGCTAAAGTTTCTAACACCAGTTAGACGTTCTCAACGTATTCAAGAGAAAACTTCTAAATTGCCAGATATGTTAAAAGACCATTATCCATGTGTGTCTTCACTGGAGCAGTTAACAGAGTTGGGAGGTGAAACTGATGCTTTTGTATGCCGTCCTAACACAGCCCTATGCCCGATGTACTCAGAGACTGGAACAGcacaagagaaataa